In Rodentibacter haemolyticus, the DNA window TGTAGTTTTCAATCGTTTTCCAGCTACCGCTTAATAAGGCATCAACGCTACCCGCTCTACCATAGACGGTCGCTCCCTGAGAATGCCCTTTATTACTGCTAACACCGGCATTAAGTTTAAAACCGAAATCTTGTCCTTCTTTTAATAAATCTTTGGCATCTACCGTTGTCGCCTCAATCGAACCACTGGTTGCACCAATCCCCGCACTGGCAGAACCTGCCCCCTTACGAATGTCAATGCGTTTAATTAAGCTCGGATCAAATATAAATCGACTTTGGTGGTGGAATAACTGCGCATCGCTTGAGGTATTATCCACTTTAAAATCAATCTGATCTTGCCCCATTCCTCGAATAGTTACCCACTGTGAAGTGCCGCCATTTCCGCCGCCGAAGTTTACTGCCGGCTCGGCACTTAACACGCCGCGAAGATCCTCATTTGTCGATTTTTTCAAATCATCTAACGTCACCACGTTCGTTTTACTTTTTGCACCGGTATTTTCTGTTACCACATCAATAACACCAAGGGTCTCGACTGCTCCCACCGAAGTTGAAACTAAAACCGCTAAAGGGAGTAAAGCAAAGTTTGTCTTTTTCATAGATATTCTCTTAAGCATGTAAAATATGATAACAATTATCATTTATTTTCACATTTATTTCAAGCAATCTTATTTCTAAAAAATGAAAATATTGAAGAAAAAAATCCCGGCTTGCAATCTCGACAAATCTGCGTATCATTCCACACTTTGTTTTCAACTCGGGTTCCCTCACCCCGAATTATTATTCAATCAAAAAGGTAAAATATGCACATTAATTATCCGATCTTTAACGATCAGCAGAAACGTAACGCGCTCATTTGGTTGAGTCTGTTTCACATTCTCATCATTGCTGCCAGCAATTATTTGGTTCAAATTCCCTTTGAAATCACCTTAAAACCAACCGCACTTGGTGTCGCAGAAGATTTTTCCTTTCATAGCACTTGGGGAACAATCACTTTTCCTTTTATTTTCCTTGCGACAGATTTAACCGTGCGTGTATTTGGCGCAAAAGAAGCACGCCGAATTATTTTTATCGTCATGCTCCCGGCATTGATCGTAAGCTATGTGATTTCCGTATTATTTTCAGATACGCAATTTCAAGGTATAGCGGCTCTGAGTACGTTCGATATATTTGTTTTCCGCATTGCCGTTGCGAGTTTCTTTGCTTATGTGGTGGGACAATTATTGGATGTGACGGTCTTCAACCGCCTACGCCAACTCAAAACTTGGTGGGTTGCACCAAGTAGCTCGATGATATTCGGCTCTCTGGCAGATACCTTTGCTTTCTTCAGCATCGCCTTTTACCGAAGTGCCGATCCTTTTATGGCGGAACACTGGGGTCAACTCGGCTTCGTTGATTATTTATTCAAATTGTTTATTGGTATTCTGTTATTCGTACCGGCTTATGGCGCGGTATTAGGCATTATCTTGCGTAAACTACAAAGATTAAGTAGCCACACCAAATAAGTTTCAATTTAATAAAAAGTGCGGTCGAAAAAGAGAAATTTTTTCGGTATTATGTAGCACCTTACAATGTTTTGTGCAAGTGTACATAATAATGAATTTTTTGACCGCACTTTAAAATCCTAACCTCTCTAGGAACCAATATCGCTATCTTCTTACCGAAATTTTCAACATAGAAAAACGGTACTAAGCAAATTACAAAATAACCATATCATCACGATGAAGGGCAACCGCGCCGTATTCATAGCCAAGAATATGTTCGATTTCGTGAGATTGCTTGCCTTTAATTAACAGCAAAGCCTCATTATTATAACGCGGCATACCGAGCGCAATGTCTTTACCTGCTTGATTGCGAATCTTCACGACTTCACCGCGAGAAAAACGTCCTTCTACCGCAACAATACCTGCCGGCAGTAATGATTTATTTTGTACAAGCATAGCCTGCTCTGCGCCTTCATCAATCATGAGTATGCCCACTGAGGGGGCGGCAAATAACCATTGTTTGCGGCTTTCCAAACGATCGGCTTGGTGAGCGATAAATTTCGTGCCGATATTTTGATCACAGGCTAAATCGGTAATCACATTCGGACGATTCCCCGGTGCAATAATGGTTTCAATACCGGAACGGGTTGCCACATCCGCTGCAATAATTTTGGTACCCATTCCCCCCGTACCGAGGTGAGTTCCACTGCCACCGGCAATAGAACGAATATGATCGGTAATTTTTTCCACAACCGGAATAAGTTTCGCTTCCGGGTTTTTACGCGGATCACTATCAAACAAGCCTTGTTGATCCGTTAGCAAATAAAGCTGTTCCGCTTGAACTAAAATGGCAACCAATGCGGATAAATTATCGTTGTCCCCGACTTTAATTTCTGCGGTTGCAACGGCATCGTTTTCGTTGATAACAGGGATAATTTGATTATCAAGTAAAGCGTGCAAAGTATCGCGTGCATTCAGAAAACGCTCACGATCTTCAATATCGGCACGGGTCAGTAAAATTTGACCGATATGAATGTCATAAATGGCAAATAATTTTTCCCAAGCCTGAATAAGTTGACTTTGTCCCACCGCCGCAAGTAATTGCTTAGAGGCGATTGTGGGCGGTAATTGCGGGTGATTCAAATAATGTCGCCCGGCGGCAATCGCTCCTGAGGTAACAATCACAATACGGTATCCCTCGTGGTGAAGCCGTGCAATTTGACGCACAATTTCCATCATATGCGGGGAATGCAATTTTGTAGTACCTTGGGTTAAGGTGCTGGTGCCAAATTTTACAACAATGGTTTTCTTATTCATTTTTCTTTCTCTTTTTTATTATGAAAACGCCACTCACATTAACACTAAACTTTTTAAAAAGCATTAAAATTATGCAACGCTGTGATATAGTTCCCTTCTATTCAGCAAGGAGTTTTTATGACATTCAGTTTAATTGTTGCCACAACACTCAATAATGTCATCGGCAAAGATAACAAAATGCCTTGGCATCTACCGGCAGATCTGGCATGGTTTCGCCAAAACACCACAAATAAACCGGTGATAATGGGGCGGAAAACCTTTGAGAGTATCGGTCGTCCATTACCAAAGCGGGTGAATATTATTCTTTCCCGCCAACCTTACGGACAAGAGGGCGTGATTTGGAAAAGTAGCTTGGAAAGTGCGGTCGATTTTGTCAAGGATTCTGAAGAGATTATGTTGATCGGCGGAGGGGAACTTTTCAAACAATATTTGCCGCAAGCCGATAAACTTTACTTAACCCAAATTCAAGCGGAAATTGAAGGCGATACTTTTTTCCCGACTTTAAATTGGGATGAGTGGCATATTGAATTTGAAACATACCGAGAAAAAGATGAGGCGAATCCTTACGATTGCCGTTTTTTGATTTTATCCAGAAAGTATTCGTGAAGAAAAAGTGCGGTCGAAATTGACCGCGCTTTTGCATATTGATTAGACGATAAATTAGTTTTTCGCTGCTGCGGCTGCTTTCACGATCACCGCAAATGCCGCTGCTTTTAATGATGCGCCACCTACTAATGCACCGTCGATATCCGGCTGGGTGAATAATTCCGCTGCATTGGCATCATTTACAGAACCGCCGTATTGAATGATAACTTGATTTGCTACGGCTTGAGATTTCGCTGCAATATGACCACGGATAAACGCGTGAACCGCTTGAGCTTGAGCAGGCGTTGCGGATTTTCCGGTACCGATTGCCCAAATCGGTTCATAGGCAATAACAGCATCATTAAAGGCTTCAACACCTAACGCATTAATTACCGCATCAATTTGACGTGCGCAAACTTCTTCTGTTTTACCCGCTTCATTTTCTGCTTCGGATTCACCGATACATAATACAGGTACTAAGCCCGCTTCTTTTAATGCTGCAAATTTTTTAGCGATAAATTCATCACTTTCTTTGTGGTAAGTACGACGCTCAGAATGACCGATAATAATATATTTCGCACCAAAATCTTTTAACATTTCAGTCGAGATATCACCGGTGAATGCGCCTTTTACATTGACATCTACATTTTGTGAACCAAGTGCAATCTGACTTCCTGCAAGTGCTGCTTCAGCTTCCGCCAAGTACATCACCGGCGGTGCAATTGCAACATCACAACCTTCAACACCGGCAAGCTCGGTTTTTAAACCTTCGATTAACTCTTTGGTAAAGGCTTTGCTACCGTTTAATTTCCAGTTCCCCATAACTAAAGGACGACGTGCCATTTTTATTTCTCCATATTAATAAAAAACCCGGTTACTATACCAAATTTTCACTTTGATTCTTTGTTCAAAATCACAAATTTAAAAAAATTTTTTCCGATCACGTGATTCTTTGAAATGAAAAAGCTACAATCTACTGTATAGAATCAATAAAAAATGACCAATTTTATTAAAATGAAGATTTTCAAAGCCGAACAATGGAACATTGAGATGCTACTGCCTCTCTTTGAACATTACCGTCTTAACAATGGAATGACGGAAAATCCTGACCGCACTTTAACCTTCTTAACCAATCGCATTCGTTTTAATGAAAGTCTCTTTTTTATTGCAGTAAACACTGAAAATGAGGCAGTCGGATTTATTCAGCTTTATCCACGTTTATCTTCTCTACAATTGCAACGTTATTGGCAACTTACCGATATTTATGTAAAAGAACATTCACAAAAAACGGATATTTATACCGCACTGATTTCCAAAGCAAAGGATTTTGTACGTTATACTCAATCAACCCGTTTAGTTGCCGAATTAGGGCAAGCACAACATGAATTATTAGAAAATGAGGGGTTCAAATTAAACCCGAAAAAAAGCCTGTTTGAACTGAGTTTATAATGCAAACCGATCTACAATCTTATTGGGATTATTTACGTATAGAACGTCAAGTTAGTCCTCATACGCTCAACAATTATCAACGCCAACTTAATAGCGTGCAAAAATTGCTTATCGAACAAGGCATTCAACAATGGCAGCAGATCACACCAAGTGTTGTGCGTTTCATATTGGCACAAAGTAAAAAAGCGGGACTAAAAGAAAAAAGTCTCGCTTTGCGTTTATCCGCTCTCCGCCAATTTTTAAGCTATTTAGTTCAACAAGATAAATTAAAAGTAAACCCTGCCACGGGTATTTCCGCACCGAAGCAAAGTAAACATTTACCCAAAAATATTGATGGAGAGCAGGTTCAACAACTATTTGCCAATGACAGTAAAGAGCCGATTGATATTCGTGATCGTGCGATTTTAGAGTTAATGTATAGTTCCGGCTTGCGTTTATCCGAATTGCAAGGGCTTAATTTAAACAGCATTAATACTCGAACTCGGGAAGTCCGTGTATTAGGGAAAGGTAATAAGGAACGTATCGTTCCTTTTGGTCGCTATGCCTCTCACGCGTTGCAACAATGGCTAAAAGTACGGTTGTTATTTAATCCTAAAGATGAGGCGTTATTTGTTAGCCGATTGGGTAATCGAATTTCGCATCGCGCGATTCAAAAACGCTTGGAAACATGGGGGATTCGTCAAGGTTTAAACAGCCATTTAAACCCTCATAAATTACGTCATTCTTTTGCAACACATATGTTGGAGGCAAGCTCCGATCTTCGTGCCGTTCAAGAACTGCTTGGGCATAGCAATCTCGCAACTACGCAAATTTATACCCATCTTAATTTCCAACACCTTGCCGATGTGTATGATCAAGCACACCCCAGAGCCAGACGCAAGAAATAAAGTGCGGTCAAAAATAACCGTATTTTTCCATTCGGTTATAAATTAATTTGGAAGAGAGAGGCGTTCCGTTTTATATCAGGAACGCTCATTTGTTTCAAACGGAAATATTTAATCACACAATAACTAAGGATGTTTTATGTTTTTTTTCTTAAAATCCAACCAAGGGAAACCGATTCCCGATGCAGAAATCAGAGCGCATTACAATCGTCTAAGATGGCACGCGCTATTTGGTATTTTTATTGGTTATGCTGCGTTCTATATTCTCCGCAATAACTTTCTCCTCTCTTCACCGGAATTGATTAGCGATTTCGGATTCACCAAAAAAGATATCGGTTTTATTTCCGGTACAATGCTCATCGTTTATGGACTAAGTAAAGGCTTTATGTCGGCCATTGCAGATAAGTCAAATCCAAAACATTTTATGATTTTCGGTTTAATGATGTCCGCTATCGTAAATTTAATGATGGGCTTTAGCGCTTCATTTTGGATTTTCTTATTCCTTTGCGTTCTGAACGGTATTTTCCAAGGAATGGGCGCCGGTCCGGCATATATTGTGCTGGCAAGCTGGTTTCCACGCAAATCTCGCGGTGTTACAACGGCCATTTTCAATATTTCTCACAACGTAGGCGGCGGTTTAGTCGCCCCAATCGCCGGAGCCAGTATTGCATGGTTAGGTCAAGAACATTGGCAAACCGCTCACTTTATTGTCCCGGTTGCCATTGCGACAATCGTTGCCATCATTTTTTATATTTTTGGTGCAGGGCGAACCTACAATGAAGGGTTGCCACCTATGGCTCAAATCTTGAAAAATGAACAAGATGAGCTTGTAGTCACCAAAGATGAAAACATCAACTTAAGCACTTGGGAAATTTTCCGTGATTATATAATGAAAGATATTAATGTATGGTTTGTTTCTTTTATTGATGTGTTTACCTATATGATTCGGTTCGGCGTATTAACTTGGTTACCACTTTATCTGTTAGAGACCAAAGGCTTTTCAAAGGGACAAATGGCAACCGCATTCGCCATTTTTGAATGGGCGGCAATTCCGTCTACTTTATTAGCGGGCTGGCTAACCGATACCTATTTTAAAGGTCGCCGAATGCCCCTTGCAATCATTACTCTATTCGGAGTGGGGGCGGCAATGTTCGCCTATTGGGGGGGAACCGATTTACTCACAGTCACTATCGGTGCAGGTATTATCGGTTGTTTAATTTATGTTCCGATGTTTTTATCTTCTCTTCAAACCATTGAACTTGTTCCCTCTTTTGCAGCAGGTTCGGCAACGGGTTTACGTGGTTTACTCAGTTACATTTTAGGTAGTTTCTCGGGCACGGCATTATTCGGAATCTTGGCAGAACGTTTCGGCTGGGATGCCGGATTCTACTTATTGCTATTCGCAGTGGTCGGTTGCATTTTCTGCTGTTATATGACGCATTTAGGCGTGCTACGTTTAGAGCGTAAAAAAGAGCAAGCAGTGAACAAATAAGCATAAACCAGATATGTTAGAACCTCATTCATTATGATCTGACCCAAAAAAGTTAGACAGTTTAGCAAAGGATTTGAGCTCGATATTGTGTCGGACTCAAATCCTTTAATTGTATCCGTTCCTTATTTATATACAGAATATGCTCCTTCATGGGGAAATCAGCGTTGGATAAACGTAATACCGGCTCATATGCTTTCTAAAAACAAAAAATCAACAAATCCTCAAATTCAAAATGAAAAAGTAACTTGAATTTCCCAATTCAACCGCCATATAGCGAACAAGTTTTTCTTTAAAAGGACAGAATAATGACAACGATTGTAAGTGTTCGCCGTAATGGGCAAGTCGTCGTAGGCGGTGACGGACAGGTTTCTTTGGGTAATACCGTAATGAAAGGGAACGCGCGTAAAGTACGCCGTTTATATAATGGCAAGGTGTTGGCAGGGTTTGCCGGCGGTACGGCAGATGCATTTACACTTTTTGAGCTTTTTGAACGTAAACTTGAAATGCACCAAGGGCATTTACTGAAAAGTGCGGTCGAATTAGCAAAAGATTGGCGAACTGATCGTGCGCTTCGCAAATTAGAAGCGATGTTAATTGTGGCTGATGAAAAAGAAAGTTTAATTATCACCGGTATTGGCGATGTGGTGCAGCCTGAAGAAGATCAAATTTTGGCGATTGGCTCCGGCGGCAATTATGCGCTGTCTGCGGCACGTGCGCTGGTGGAAAATACAGAGTTATCTGCTCAAGAAATCGTAGAAAAATCATTAAAAATTGCAGGCGATATTTGTGTGTTTACTAACACGAATTTCACCATTGAAGTATTACCAAATTAATTTTCTAATTTATTTATTAATACACAGAATAACAAATCAAGGAATAAATTATGTCTGAAATGACTCCTCGCGAAATTGTCTCTGAATTAGATCAACATATTATCGGACAGGCTGATGCCAAAAGAGCGGTTGCTATTGCTTTAAGAAATCGTTGGCGTCGTATGCAATTGCAAGAGCCGCTACGCCATGAAGTGACACCTAAAAATATTTTAATGATTGGACCGACCGGAGTGGGGAAAACGGAAATTGCGCGCCGTTTGGCAAAATTGGCTAATGCGCCGTTTATTAAAGTGGAAGCGACAAAATTTACGGAAGTAGGGTATGTGGGGAAAGAAGTGGATTCTATCATTCGTGATTTAACGGATGGTGCGATGAAGCTGGTTCGTCAACAAGAAATCGCTAAAAATCGTGCAAAAGCGGAAGATGCGGCAGAAGAGCGCATTCTTGATGCTTTATTGCCTCCGGCTAAAAATCAATGGGGGGAAGTGGAAAATCACGATAGCAACAGTGGTACCCGCCAAGCATTTCGTAAAAAATTGCGTGAAGGCCAATTAGATGATAAAGAAATCGAAATTGACGTTTCAGCCGGTATTTCTATGGGGGTGGAAATTATGGCGCCTCCGGGTATGGAAGAAATGACTAATCAGTTGCAGTCTATGTTCCAAAATCTCGGTAGCGAAAAAACGAAAAAACGCAAAATGAAGATCAAAGATGCGCTAAAAACCTTGATCGATGATGAAGCGGCAAAATTAATCAATCCTGAAGAGCTGAAACAAAAAGCGATTGATGCGGTGGAGCAAAACGGGATTGTGTTCATTGATGAGATTGACAAAATTTGTAAAAAAGGTGAATACAGCGGTGCAGATGTATCACGTGAAGGTGTACAACGTGATTTATTACCGTTAGTGGAAGGTTCAACGGTCAGCACCAAACATGGTATGGTCAAAACCGATCATATTTTGTTTATTGCCTCTGGCGCATTCCAAGTGGCGCGACCTTCCGATTTAATTCCTGAATTACAGGGGCGTTTACCTATTCGTGTTGAACTTTCAGCACTAAGTGCGGCTGATTTTGAGCGTATTTTAACAGAGCCTAATGCCTCATTAACCGAGCAATACAAGGCGCTAATGGCGACAGAAGGTGTAAACATTGAATTTACATCAGAGGCGGTGAAAAAAATCGCTGAGGCGGCATTCCGTGTGAATGAGAAAACCGAGAATATCGGCGCTCGCCGCCTACACACCGTCATGGAGCGTTTGATGGATAAAATTTCTTTCAATGCCAGCGATATGAACGGGCAAACGGTCAATATTGATGCGGCTTATGTGGCGGATGCCTTGGGTGAGGTGGTAGAAAACGAAGATTTAAGCCGTTTTATCCTTTAATTTCCTTTGTTTGGTCAATGAAAAAAGTGCGCATATTCTGCGCACTTTTGTTTTGGCGTTATAGATCGTCAATGACTAAATAGATTTTAGCAACAGGGCCATGTACACCGATAACTTTAATCAACTCAATATCAGCCGTGGAACTAGGGCCTGAGATAATATTGATACAAGATGGCATACGCTCGCCTTGTTGCGCTTTATCATGTAGTACTTTTGCAACTTGAGCCACACGAGGAACGACTTGGCTTTTACGTAATACAACGATAGATTTTTCAGGCAGTAAACTTACCGAACGACCACGATCTTGATTTGAAAATAACACAATCCCACCGGTTTCAGCTAAACCATAATCTGCATAGACAACACCAATATTCGCTTTCTCTGAAAAGGCGATATTTTCCTTTGCACTTTCAGGTGACCAAGTGTGGCAGGTGTATTTTTCCGCTAAGACTTGTGGAATACTTAATGCGGTTAATCGTTCATCGGAATTGAGCACCACATCACCTCCGCCATATTTTTCACATAATGCTAATAATGCGCTTGCTGCTTCCGTTTCCGTTGCAATATTTACATCCACCATCATTGTTTTCGCAGAATTAATAAATTCGTTGACAAGTTCGGTTTGCGTTAATTGGGTTAAACGCTCAGTCGGGTAAGTGTTCACCGGTGTTGGCATTGGAGCCGGTTGGGTGCTGCGTGCTTTCCCCATTTTGGCTACCAACTTATTCAAAAAGTTTTCGCGATTTTGTGCGTCCATTAGTTTTTACCTCTATTATTAAACCATTGACGGAAGCTTTCGCCCTCCGGCTGTGGTAGATCTCTTGCTTTTGTCCATTCGGAAAGTGCGCCGACAGAAAGCATTGGTTTACCGTTTTTAATAATTTTACCGGCAAGTTTTGCTCCTACGTTCACCCCTACTTTCCATAATGTTGGGTGGGCATTGGCAAAGGTGAAACCGAAAATGGAAAGTTGTTCCATTGTAGGTGTTTTACCCTGTTCCACCATTTTTTCACGGTGTTTTGAGATAAGTTGAGCCAACGGAATACGAACCGGACAAACGGAATTGCATGCATTACATAAAGAGCAGGCATAAGGTAATTCTTTAAATTCATCATACCCGCCAAGCAATGGTGAAATCACGGCACCGATTGGACCCGGATAAATGGAACCATAACCGTGACCGCCGATTTGACGGTAAGCCGGGCAGGTATTTAAGCAGGCACCACAGCGGATACAGCGCAACACTTCTTGAAATTCAGAAGCTAAAATATCGGAACGACCATTATCCACAATGACTAAATGAAATTCTTCGGGGCCATCGGTTTCACCTTTAAGACGCGGGCCTGTAAGCCAAGTATTATAGCCGGTTAACTTTGCCCCTACGGCACTTCGGGCAAGCATTGTGATTAAAACGTCCACCTCTTGAAAGGTTGGTGCAAGACGCTCCATACCCATTACGGCGATATGGGTTTTAGGAAGTGCGGTGGCTAAGCGTAGATTTCCTTCGTTCGTTACTAAGCAAACGGAACCCGTTTCGGCAACGGCAAAGTTACAGCCACTGATACCGATATCGGCTTCTAGGAAATCTTGACGAATTTTTTCACGCACAAAACGAGTCATATCTTCCGGTGTTTCTTCACCTTCATAACCCAGTTTTTCAGCAAGGTCTTTGCGAATTTGATGACGATCTTTGTGAATTGCAGGTACAACGATATGGGACGGTTTATCACCGGAAATTTGGAGTAAATATTCGCCTAAATCCGTTTCAATCACTTGCATACCTTCTTTTTCTAAGGTTTCATTTAAACCGATTTCCTCGGTAACCATTGATTTGGATTTCACGATTTTCTTGGCATTTTTTTCTAATGCGACTTGGCGGATATATTCACGCGCTTCTTCTGCGGTTTCCGCAAAATAGACTTTACCTCCGTTTTTTTGCACATTTTCACTTAATTGATACAAGTAAGCATCTAAATTAGCTAAAACATGGTTACGGATTTGTTTGGAAAGATCACGCCATTCTTCCCAATGACCTAATTCATCCACCATTTTTTGACGATTTGCACCGATAGTTTCTTGCGCTTTCACCACGGCTTTACGCATAATTTGATTATTAACTTCGTGATTAACACGATCTTTAAACGCAAGTTGGCTTGTTTTTAATGACATCTTATTATTTCTCCCCTTGCATCAATACTTCGGCAATGTGCATTACTTTGATTTTGCTGCCTTCACGTTGTAGGCGTCCGCCAATATTGAGTAAGCAGCTTACATCTGCACCGATTAAATAATCGGGCTCTACTTCTTCAATATGCTCAACTTTTTCTTTTACCATTTCACCGGAAATTTCTGCCATTTTTACGGAAAATGTTCCGCCAAAACCACAGCAGGCTTGTTGGTTGTGAATTGGTAATAATTCTAAACCCTTCACACCTTTTAAGAGTGCGACTGGCTCGTTCACGATACCCAATTTACGCGAAAGGCTGCAAGACGGGTGATAAACCGCTTTTCCGGGTAAATATGCACCGATGTCGGTTACACCTAACTTATTGACAATAAAATCCGTTAAGTCGTAGAAACGATCGGCGACTTTTTGTGCACGTATAGCCCATTCAGGCTCGCCTGCACGTGTAAAATATTCAGGATAATTTTTAATTGCATAGACACAGGAACCGGCGGGAGCAACGATGGGATAATCATTTGCTTCAAAGGTTTGTACTAGACTTTTCATTCCCGGAATTGCTTGTTTTGTGTAACCGCTATTTAATGCGGGCTGCCCA includes these proteins:
- a CDS encoding (Fe-S)-binding protein, with the protein product MNVNFYVTCIADIVKSGVAKNTVLLLEKLGCQITFLEKQGCCGQPALNSGYTKQAIPGMKSLVQTFEANDYPIVAPAGSCVYAIKNYPEYFTRAGEPEWAIRAQKVADRFYDLTDFIVNKLGVTDIGAYLPGKAVYHPSCSLSRKLGIVNEPVALLKGVKGLELLPIHNQQACCGFGGTFSVKMAEISGEMVKEKVEHIEEVEPDYLIGADVSCLLNIGGRLQREGSKIKVMHIAEVLMQGEK
- a CDS encoding LutB/LldF family L-lactate oxidation iron-sulfur protein, which gives rise to MSLKTSQLAFKDRVNHEVNNQIMRKAVVKAQETIGANRQKMVDELGHWEEWRDLSKQIRNHVLANLDAYLYQLSENVQKNGGKVYFAETAEEAREYIRQVALEKNAKKIVKSKSMVTEEIGLNETLEKEGMQVIETDLGEYLLQISGDKPSHIVVPAIHKDRHQIRKDLAEKLGYEGEETPEDMTRFVREKIRQDFLEADIGISGCNFAVAETGSVCLVTNEGNLRLATALPKTHIAVMGMERLAPTFQEVDVLITMLARSAVGAKLTGYNTWLTGPRLKGETDGPEEFHLVIVDNGRSDILASEFQEVLRCIRCGACLNTCPAYRQIGGHGYGSIYPGPIGAVISPLLGGYDEFKELPYACSLCNACNSVCPVRIPLAQLISKHREKMVEQGKTPTMEQLSIFGFTFANAHPTLWKVGVNVGAKLAGKIIKNGKPMLSVGALSEWTKARDLPQPEGESFRQWFNNRGKN